A genomic window from Planctomycetaceae bacterium includes:
- a CDS encoding TIM barrel protein: protein MRIKQSVCIPMFGSVPMETLIREAAKIGYGAVETWGVDGLEQTADMAASHGMCVSSFIGSGTCGGGFNDPSLHTQLEDQTRRSIDLAAKLKIPGFIVFSGNRRAGMTDDEGADITAQSLLRLAPYAEAAGVNINLELLNSKRDHKDYQCDRTNWGLQVVKRVNSPRVKLLYDIYHMQIMEGDVIATIRDSIDWIAHFHTAGNPGRRDFDDLQEMNYAGICKAIAQTGYTGYVGHEFSPKADPIEALRKAFTICDQQ, encoded by the coding sequence ATGCGTATCAAGCAATCCGTGTGCATCCCGATGTTCGGCAGCGTACCGATGGAGACTCTGATCCGCGAGGCGGCGAAGATCGGGTATGGGGCCGTCGAGACCTGGGGCGTGGACGGCCTGGAGCAGACGGCCGACATGGCGGCCTCGCACGGGATGTGCGTGTCGAGCTTCATCGGCAGCGGGACGTGCGGAGGCGGGTTCAACGACCCTTCGCTGCACACGCAGCTTGAGGACCAGACGCGTCGCTCGATCGACCTGGCGGCCAAGCTGAAGATTCCCGGGTTCATCGTCTTTTCGGGCAACCGCCGAGCGGGCATGACCGACGACGAAGGGGCCGACATCACCGCACAGTCGCTGCTGCGCCTGGCGCCGTACGCCGAGGCCGCGGGCGTGAACATCAACCTGGAATTGCTCAACTCGAAGCGCGACCACAAAGATTATCAGTGCGACCGCACGAACTGGGGCCTGCAGGTGGTCAAACGCGTCAACAGCCCGCGCGTCAAGCTGCTCTACGACATCTACCACATGCAGATCATGGAAGGCGACGTGATCGCGACGATCCGCGATTCGATCGACTGGATCGCACACTTCCACACCGCCGGAAACCCCGGGCGTCGCGATTTTGACGACCTGCAGGAAATGAACTACGCCGGCATCTGCAAAGCCATCGCCCAGACCGGCTATACCGGCTACGTCGGCCACGAGTTCAGCCCCAAAGCCGACCCGATCGAAGCCCTGCGCAAGGCCTTTACGATCTGCGACCAGCAGTGA